In Chryseobacterium lactis, a single genomic region encodes these proteins:
- a CDS encoding tryptophanase — protein MNLPYAEPFRIKMVEEIRQSTREEREQWLKQANYNLFNLKSSQVFIDLLTDSGTGAMSDRQWGALMTGDESYAGSRSFEELQNTVEKITGFTYLLPTHQGRAAENVLFSVLVKEGDVVPGNSHFDTTKGHIEIRKAHAIDCTIDEAFDINDLHPFKGNINLEKLEEVYKSHPKENIPFCLITITCNSSGGQPVSLENMKAVKALSDQYGIPVFFDSARFAENAYFIKKRENGQENRSIKEICKEIFSYGDGMTMSSKKDGLVNIGGFIALNNEEIFRKASNFTIIYEGFITYGGMAGRDMAALAVGLNEATEFAYLESRISQVEYLGNKLIEYGIPVQKPIGGHAVFIDSLNFLPNVSRAEYPAQTLGLEIYKEAGIRTVEIGTLLADRDPETRENRYPKLELVRLAIPRRTYTNNHMDYIAAAIKNVYERREEIAKGYKITWEPEILRHFTVQLEKA, from the coding sequence ATGAATTTACCGTACGCGGAACCTTTCCGCATTAAAATGGTGGAAGAAATCCGCCAATCTACCAGAGAAGAAAGAGAACAATGGCTTAAGCAAGCGAATTATAATCTCTTCAACTTAAAATCTTCACAAGTTTTTATCGATCTTTTAACCGACTCAGGAACCGGGGCAATGTCCGACAGACAATGGGGCGCGTTAATGACCGGAGACGAAAGTTATGCAGGCTCACGTTCTTTTGAAGAGCTTCAAAATACGGTTGAAAAAATTACCGGCTTTACCTATTTATTACCCACTCACCAAGGAAGAGCTGCAGAAAACGTTCTTTTCTCAGTGTTGGTGAAAGAAGGCGATGTCGTTCCGGGTAACTCACACTTTGATACCACAAAAGGACATATCGAAATCAGAAAGGCTCATGCCATCGACTGTACGATTGACGAAGCATTTGACATTAATGATCTTCATCCTTTCAAAGGAAATATTAATCTTGAAAAACTGGAAGAGGTTTATAAAAGTCATCCTAAAGAAAACATCCCTTTCTGCCTGATTACCATCACCTGTAACTCTTCAGGAGGACAACCAGTTTCCCTTGAGAATATGAAAGCTGTAAAAGCACTTTCCGATCAATATGGAATTCCCGTATTTTTTGATTCTGCGAGATTTGCAGAAAATGCCTATTTCATCAAAAAAAGAGAAAACGGCCAGGAAAATAGAAGCATCAAAGAAATATGCAAAGAAATATTTTCATACGGTGACGGAATGACCATGAGTTCCAAAAAAGACGGATTAGTCAATATCGGCGGTTTCATTGCTTTGAATAATGAAGAAATTTTCAGAAAAGCATCCAACTTCACGATCATCTATGAAGGGTTCATTACTTATGGAGGAATGGCCGGAAGAGATATGGCAGCATTGGCTGTAGGTCTTAATGAAGCTACGGAATTCGCCTATCTTGAAAGCAGAATCTCTCAGGTTGAATACCTTGGAAATAAATTGATTGAATACGGAATCCCGGTTCAGAAACCTATCGGGGGACATGCCGTATTCATTGATTCATTAAATTTCCTTCCTAATGTTTCGCGTGCAGAATATCCGGCACAAACCTTAGGGCTTGAAATCTATAAAGAAGCAGGGATCAGAACCGTAGAAATCGGAACTTTATTAGCCGACAGAGATCCTGAAACGAGAGAAAACCGCTATCCTAAGCTGGAGTTGGTGCGTTTGGCAATTCCAAGAAGAACTTATACCAATAATCACATGGATTATATTGCTGCTGCGATTAAAAACGTGTATGAAAGACGTGAAGAGATAGCCAAAGGATATAAAATTACCTGGGAGCCGGAAATATTAAGACATTTTACCGTTCAGCTTGAAAAAGCATAA
- the miaE gene encoding tRNA-(ms[2]io[6]A)-hydroxylase gives MFKLKLPTDPRWANIAEGNIGEILTDHAWCEQKAATNAITLITMLPEYPEIVTELLAIAQEELDHFNQVHEIIKKRGYTFGRARKDDYVNQLAKFIIQGSREELIVDKMLFAAMIEARSCERFKVLTENIKDEELKVFYRELMISEANHYTTFISFARQLGEDPEKVNQRWEEWLEYEANIIKSYGNKETIHG, from the coding sequence ATGTTTAAGTTGAAACTTCCTACCGATCCAAGGTGGGCAAATATTGCAGAAGGAAACATCGGAGAAATTTTAACGGATCATGCCTGGTGTGAACAGAAAGCTGCCACCAATGCCATTACACTGATCACAATGCTTCCGGAATATCCCGAAATCGTTACAGAACTTCTTGCCATCGCACAGGAAGAACTGGATCATTTTAATCAGGTGCATGAGATTATTAAGAAACGGGGTTATACTTTCGGAAGAGCACGAAAAGATGATTATGTGAACCAATTGGCAAAATTTATCATTCAGGGAAGCAGAGAAGAACTGATTGTCGACAAAATGCTTTTTGCCGCGATGATCGAAGCCCGAAGCTGTGAAAGATTTAAAGTGCTTACCGAAAACATCAAAGATGAAGAGCTTAAAGTGTTCTATAGAGAATTGATGATTTCTGAAGCCAACCATTATACTACTTTTATCAGTTTCGCAAGACAGCTTGGAGAAGATCCTGAAAAAGTAAACCAGCGTTGGGAAGAATGGCTTGAATACGAAGCTAACATTATTAAATCCTACGGAAACAAAGAAACCATTCACGGTTAA
- a CDS encoding DUF502 domain-containing protein yields MKKSSFEYIANLFLKNFFQGLLIIGPIGLTIFVIWYVVSAIDNLIPSLAHQIPGLVFISIILFTAILGYLGNKFVVGRFFFDTMDSLLEKTPGVKHIYTPTKDVMSSFVGDKKKFNDPVWVKTNENPEIWRIGFLTQKEMSDVDKHNYVAVYLPHSYAISGWVIVTEEKNIKPVVGMTAASAMKFAVSGGVAGFHSDENIFKAPE; encoded by the coding sequence TTGAAGAAATCAAGCTTTGAATATATTGCCAATTTATTTCTGAAAAACTTTTTTCAGGGATTGCTTATTATTGGCCCTATCGGGCTTACTATTTTTGTAATTTGGTATGTTGTAAGTGCGATCGACAACTTGATCCCTTCATTAGCTCACCAGATTCCCGGGCTTGTTTTCATTTCAATTATATTATTTACGGCGATTCTGGGGTATTTAGGAAACAAATTCGTGGTGGGAAGATTCTTTTTCGACACGATGGATAGTTTGCTTGAAAAAACTCCCGGAGTAAAGCACATTTACACTCCCACAAAAGACGTGATGTCTTCATTTGTGGGCGACAAGAAAAAATTCAACGATCCTGTATGGGTAAAAACCAATGAAAATCCGGAAATCTGGAGAATCGGTTTTTTAACCCAAAAAGAAATGTCGGACGTTGACAAGCATAATTACGTTGCGGTATATCTTCCTCATTCCTATGCAATTTCGGGATGGGTAATTGTTACTGAAGAAAAAAACATCAAACCTGTAGTGGGAATGACAGCTGCTTCGGCTATGAAGTTTGCAGTAAGCGGTGGTGTAGCCGGATTCCATTCTGATGAAAATATATTTAAGGCTCCGGAATAA